attttcgagcgcatcgcgggtgaggcttcccgcctggcccattacaacaagcgcagcaccatcagctcccgggagatccagaccgccgtgcgcctgctgctgcccggggagctggccaagcacgccgtgtcggaagggacaaaggcggtgaccaagtgcaccagctccaagtaaaactgcacaatgggctgaaaaacatcccaaacacaacggctcttttaagagccacccacaatctctctgaaatagctgcatccgaacatctctatgaaatcattttaagacaatgtgtaacataataaatgtcccactctTGTGTTTTTGACTGCTGTCCCAaaaaccgaactcaaacccataatccgctcatccgcctttccttttttgcataaagctgttaatgtggttttgcacagcccctgaatgaccgcattaacagctgctttcagcggtaagggtcagacctcagtcccttcactctgttcctgaaatgtgaactaattcatcattttattaacagcaactctccgcactgCAACAGCCctgaatgggattattacacagcagactaagggaagtttgaggactcgatccggctccctcttttcagagaaggacactgggctctgattgaagataaactgaatgtttcgcttcagggaaatgctgtgaacagggatttagtcccgggacagtttgaaagcgattggagaaagatacacaatttaaacaacattttaaacccgcgtctgtaattggtgacggaaagagttgaatagaacaaaataaagagaagggattttaaatatttgacttaggatgacatttattttgatccgctcctttctgacaatgaaattggcgggctttttgaaattgacacattttctgcttctgatgttgtggcgggaaaatcccgcccacttctgtttgtcagtgacttgattggtgaagaatataggcaaatgaggtgaattttgtagcgaccaatggggagagttttcagtctataagtaaagtaaatgctgcagaaaatatccattctttgtgaaagtctttgtgagattgtggaaatgtctggaagaggaaagaccagcggcaaagctcgggccaaggccaagtctcgctcctcccgggctggactgcagttcccggtgggtcgtgttcacaggcacctaagaaagggtaactatgctgagcgtgtgggtgccggagccccggtctatctggctgctgtgctcgagtatctgaccgctgaaatcctcgagctggctggtaacgcggcccgggacaacaaaaagacccgcatcatccccagacacctgcagctggccgtccgcaacgacgaggagctcaacaagctgctgggaggggtgactatcgctaagggcggggtgctgcctaatatccaggccgtgctgctgcccaagaaaaccagcgctcagagctcccagaaaaagtaaagcggccaaaatgtcatctaataaaccaaaggctcttttcagagccacccacagtctctgtgtaagggctggttcctgtctgattccaaaatgtcagtaacaggaccgaatgagaac
This region of Heterodontus francisci isolate sHetFra1 unplaced genomic scaffold, sHetFra1.hap1 HAP1_SCAFFOLD_58, whole genome shotgun sequence genomic DNA includes:
- the LOC137365904 gene encoding histone H2A-like, with product MSGRGKTSGKARAKAKSRSSRAGLQFPVGRVHRHLRKGNYAERVGAGAPVYLAAVLEYLTAEILELAGNAARDNKKTRIIPRHLQLAVRNDEELNKLLGGVTIAKGGVLPNIQAVLLPKKTSAQSSQKK